From Rhododendron vialii isolate Sample 1 chromosome 10a, ASM3025357v1, the proteins below share one genomic window:
- the LOC131304684 gene encoding probable leucine-rich repeat receptor-like protein kinase At1g35710, which produces MLGGKLEMIAGYPLLFYGKSMGSISSNNILLNSRLKAHVADFGTVRLLHPDSSNPTVITGTYEYIAPELAYTMVVTEKCDVYSLGVMALETIMGRHPGDLLSSLMSPPSENMMITNVLDPCLLAPTNPIVAGNIVVATTMAFATSKALAEPFCTVSLWHLWNRKMDFVHQSNEQVINA; this is translated from the exons ATGTTGGGTGGCAAACTTGAGATGATTGCTGGATATCCTCTTTTATTTTACGGAAAGTCTATGG GATCAATATCAAGCAACAACATTTTGTTGAACTCTCGATTGAAGGCTCATGTTGCTGACTTCGGAACTGTGAGACTGTTGCATCCCGATTCATCAAACCCAACCGTTATTACAGGAACTTACGAATATATAGCACCAG AACTTGCCTATACCATGGTTGTGACTGAAAAGTGCGATGTTTATAGCTTAGGAGTTATGGCACTAGAAACGATAATGGGAAGGCATCCGGGAGACCTCCTATCGTCCCTGATGTCACCTCCTAGCGAAAACATGATGATAACCAACGTCCTAGATCCATGCCTTCTGGCTCCAACTAATCCAATAGTTGCGGGGAATATTGTTGTAGCTACTACAATGGCATTCGCTACATC GAAGGCTCTAGCTGAACCCTTTTGTACAGTGTCATTGTGGCATCTTTGGAATCGTAAAATGGACTTTGTCCACCAATCAAATGAGCAAGTGATCAATGCCTGA
- the LOC131303912 gene encoding MDIS1-interacting receptor like kinase 2-like: protein MGNNTISSSVYSVMLLAISMATLFPVPSSAKLSSSSSISSSAEAKAMLNSGWWGNFSSKNPCYLDGIKCNKAGSIIRMEVQYNSYRDRRLADMNWSSLPNLEYLNLSRSGFIGGIPGEIGILSKLTHLDLYLNPDLQGVLPPSLGNLTRLVHLDLEETNIEGPIPSSIGNLSALAYLSLYSNQLSGCIPQEIWNLKNLKVMDMGTNIFNGSIPSSIGHLSNLTYLYLDSNQLSGPIPREIGKLKYLVKLHISLNNLDGPIPSSIGNLSSLTHLFLNSNQLRSSIPLEIGNLANLVAMNLSFNILNGPIPYIISELKNLKVLQLSDNLLSGHIPMQIGGLCSLEYLSLRRNDLIGAIPSGLTYLPQLQHLDLSHNNLSGKIPVCLCLLTTLNLSYNRLEGQIPYRSRNDCSEVCYLGKYSSNCLTYKVKKEKRTMILTLVVPLLSTIFLSFLGILVCFCFCKRQKIQREARAMNHGDICSIWNYDGRIAYEDIIKATNDFDIKYCIGTGGYGSVYRAQLPSGKVVALKKLHRLEAEDPAFDHSFRNEVQMLTNVRHKNIVKLYGFCLHNRCMFLVYEYMEKGSLFCGLRFDVEACEIGWTQRINIVEGMAHALSYLHHDCTPPIVHRDISSNNILLNSQQEAFVADFGTARLLNPDSSNQTVIAGTYGYIAPELAYTMVVTEKCDVYSFGVVALETIMGRHPGDFISSLMSPLSENMMIIDVLDPRLPVPTNPMVAGDIVLVATMAFACLHPEPRSRPTMLRLSQEFLSRRKALASPFVQFHYCSFGT from the exons ATGGGTAATAATACCATATCCTCATCCGTTTATTCTGTTATGCTCCTAGCAATAAGCATGGCAACTTTATTTCCAGTTCCATCATCCGCAAAATTATCATCGTCGTCGTCGATTTCATCTTCGGCAGAGGCGAAAGCTATGCTGAATAGTGGTTGGTGGGGAaacttttcttcaaaaaatccTTGCTACTTGGATGGCATCAAATGCAATAAAGCAGGAAGTATCATTCGGATGGAAGTTCAATACAATTCATACCGAGATCGAAGGCTTGCAGACATGAATTGGTCTTCCTTGCCAAATCTTGAATATCTTAATCTCAGTCGGTCTGGCTTTATTGGGGGAATTCCGGGTGAAATTGGTATTCTCTCAAAGCTCACCCACCTTGACCTTTATTTAAATCCTGATCTTCAAGGTGTTCTACCTCCTTCCCTGGGAAACCTGACCCGATTAGTCCACCTGGACTTAGAGGAGACGAATATCGAAGGTCCAATCCCTTCATCTATTGGAAATCTAAGTGCTCTTGCCTATTTGTCTCTCTATTCCAATCAACTCAGTGGCTGCATCCCTCAAGAAATATGGAACCTAAAGAATTTGAAGGTAATGGATATGGGTACCAACATCTTTAATGGTTCAATCCCCTCATCTATTGGTCATTTATCCAATCTGACCTATTTGTATCTCGATTCAAATCAACTCAGCGGTCCCATCCCTCGTGAAATAGGTAAGCTGAAGTATTTGGTAAAGTTGCATATTTCTCTTAACAACCTTGATGGTCCAATCCCATCATCTATTGGAAATTTAAGTTCTCTTACCCATTTGTTTCTCAATTCAAATCAACTCCGCAGCTCAATCCCACTAGAAATAGGCAACCTAGCAAATTTGGTGGCGATGAATTTGAGTTTCAACATCCTTAATGGTCCTATCCCGTATATCATTTCTGAATTGAAGAACCTGAAGGTTTTGCAGCTCTCTGATAATTTGCTTAGTGGGCATATACCAATGCAGATAGGAGGACTCTGCAGTTTGGAGTATTTGAGTTTACGTAGAAATGACTTAATTGGAGCCATACCCAGTGGGCTTACATATTTGCCACAACTGCAGCACTTGGATCTCTCCCACAATAATCTCTCTGGAAAAATCCCTGTTTGTCTTTGTTTATTAACAACTCTCAACTTGTCATACAACCGTCTCGAGGGTCAAATCCCATATAGATCTCGAAATGATTGTTCTGAGGTTTGCTATCTTGGCAAATATTCCTCCAATTGTTTAACCTACAAGgtcaagaaagaaaagagaacaatGATACTCACTCTTGTCGTTCCCCTCCTTAGCAcgatttttctttcctttctggGGATTCTTGTGTGCTTTTGTTTCTGTAAGCGCCAAAAAATCCAAAGAGAGGCAAGAGCAATGAATCACGGGGATATTTGCTCCATATGGAATTACGATGGAAGAATTGCATATGAAGACATCATCAAAGCAACAAATGACTTCGACATCAAATATTGCATTGGAACAGGCGGATATGGCAGTGTGTACAGAGCTCAGTTGCCAAGTGGAAAAGTAGTTGCCTTGAAGAAACTTCATCGGTTGGAAGCAGAAGACCCTGCATTCGACCATTCTTTCAGAAATGAGGTCCAAATGTTGACAAATGTACGACACAAAAACATTGTGAAGCTTTACGGATTTTGTTTGCACAACAGATGCATGTTCTTGGTGTACGAGTATATGGAAAAAGGAAGTTTATTTTGTGGCTTGCGATTCGATGTCGAAGCTTGTGAAATTGGATGGACCCAAAGGATAAACATCGTTGAAGGAATGGCACATGCTTTATCCTACTTGCATCATGATTGCACCCCTCCAATTGTACATCGAGACATATCGAGCAACAACATTCTTTTGAACTCTCAACAGGAGGCTTTCGTCGCCGACTTCGGAACTGCGAGACTGTTGAATCCTGATTCATCCAACCAAACCGTAATTGCTGGCACTTATGGATATATTGCACCAG AACTTGCTTATACCATGGTTGTGACTGAAAAGTGTGATGTTTATAGTTTTGGAGTGGTGGCACTAGAAACCATTATGGGAAGGCATCCGGGAGACTTTATATCATCATTGATGTCACCTCTTAGTGAAAACATGATGATAATTGATGTCTTAGATCCTCGCCTTCCGGTACCTACGAATCCTATGGTTGCCGGGGACATTGTTCTAGTTGCTACAATGGCATTTGCATGTTTACATCCTGAGCCCAGATCTCGACCAACAATGCTACGCCTGTCTCAAGAGTTTCTTTCTCGTAGGAAGGCTCTAGCTTCACCCTTCGTACAGTTTCACTACTGCAGCTTCGGAACATGA